The following coding sequences lie in one Heyndrickxia oleronia genomic window:
- a CDS encoding recombinase family protein, with the protein MGHTPYGYRIEDGKAVVDEIAAEQVKELFSGYLAGLSLKGATKKAGIDCYHATASKMLQNKHYLGDEFYPPIIDEETFEKARVEKRKRAEKLGRIWEPKDEPVRDYPVKFKVKPLVQKYEDPYKQAEYAYSLIESEV; encoded by the coding sequence ATGGGTCACACACCCTATGGATATAGAATTGAAGATGGAAAGGCTGTTGTAGATGAAATAGCAGCAGAACAAGTAAAAGAATTATTTTCAGGATACTTGGCAGGACTTTCTTTGAAGGGTGCTACTAAAAAAGCTGGGATAGACTGCTACCATGCCACAGCAAGTAAGATGTTGCAGAACAAGCATTACTTGGGCGATGAATTCTACCCTCCAATTATTGATGAAGAGACCTTTGAAAAAGCCAGAGTAGAAAAACGAAAACGAGCAGAAAAGCTCGGAAGGATATGGGAGCCTAAAGATGAACCGGTAAGGGATTACCCTGTAAAGTTCAAAGTAAAACCTCTGGTGCAAAAATATGAAGATCCATACAAGCAGGCGGAATATGCTTACAGTCTGATAGAAAGTGAGGTGTAA
- a CDS encoding phage holin family protein, whose protein sequence is MKEIWNWIQLAIAAVGGFLGWFLGGYDGFLYALVAFVVIDYVTGVLCAIVNKKLCSEIGAKGIFKKVFIFAMVGIAHIIDTQILGSIGDNSGALRTAVIFFYLSNEGVSILENAGHIGLPIPEKLKSVLQQLHGRDEEPRKPGDEV, encoded by the coding sequence ATGAAAGAGATTTGGAATTGGATACAGCTGGCTATTGCCGCTGTAGGTGGATTTCTTGGATGGTTTCTCGGAGGTTATGATGGATTTCTTTATGCGTTGGTTGCCTTTGTTGTCATAGATTATGTGACGGGAGTACTTTGTGCCATTGTGAATAAAAAGCTGTGCAGTGAAATTGGTGCTAAGGGAATTTTCAAAAAGGTGTTTATCTTTGCAATGGTAGGTATTGCTCATATTATCGATACACAAATTTTAGGTAGCATTGGAGACAATAGTGGAGCCTTACGCACAGCAGTAATCTTTTTCTACCTGAGTAATGAAGGAGTATCCATTTTGGAGAATGCCGGACATATTGGACTACCCATCCCAGAGAAACTAAAATCAGTTCTACAGCAGTTACATGGACGTGATGAAGAACCCCGTAAGCCAGGTGATGAAGTATGA
- a CDS encoding SHOCT domain-containing protein, giving the protein MNQHEDKKVTKISDEVVDKSTTVLKRVSQEQLQREFDYIQAEKLLRKMLEKGLITEAEFNKIDALNRQTFYPFLAEIMP; this is encoded by the coding sequence GTGAATCAGCACGAGGATAAAAAAGTTACTAAGATCTCGGATGAGGTTGTAGACAAAAGCACCACCGTACTTAAGAGAGTATCACAGGAACAGTTACAACGTGAGTTTGATTATATCCAAGCAGAAAAATTGCTGAGAAAGATGCTCGAAAAAGGCTTAATAACTGAAGCGGAATTCAACAAAATAGACGCATTAAACCGCCAAACATTCTACCCCTTTTTAGCTGAGATAATGCCCTGA
- a CDS encoding recombinase family protein — MAVSRNVTVIPAIKRVGNNKNSESKPKIRVAAYCRVSTDSEEQASSYEIQIEHYTKYIKKNKEWELAGIFADDGITGTNTKKREEFNRMIEECMAGKIDMIITKSISRFARNTLDCLKYIRQLKDKNIAVFFEKENINTMDSKGEVLLTIMASLAQQESQSLSQNVKLGIQYRYQQGEVQVNHKRFLGYTKDENKQLVIDPEGAEVVKRIYREYLEGASLLQIARGLEADGILTAAGKSKWRPETLKKILQNEKYIGDALLQKTYTVDFLSKKRVKNNGIVPQYYVENSHDPIIPRELFMQVQEEMVRRANLRGGKGGKKRVYSSKYALSSIVYCGQCGDIYRRVHWNNRGYKSIVWRCVSRLEEKGSECTAPTINEETLQTAVVKAINELLANKEPFLSTLQKNIATIFNEENDNATDDLDSKLEELQQQLLIQAKSKNDYEDVADEIYRLRELKQNALVENAEREGKRQRIAEMTDFLNEQSCELEEYDEQLVRRLIEKVTIYNSDLTIEFKSGIERQIEM; from the coding sequence GTGGCGGTAAGTAGGAATGTAACAGTGATTCCAGCAATTAAACGGGTTGGAAATAATAAAAATAGTGAAAGCAAACCCAAAATACGAGTGGCTGCTTACTGTCGTGTTTCAACGGATAGTGAAGAGCAGGCTTCAAGTTATGAAATTCAGATCGAGCATTATACAAAATATATTAAGAAGAACAAGGAATGGGAACTGGCAGGTATTTTTGCAGATGACGGCATCACAGGTACAAATACCAAGAAGCGTGAAGAGTTCAACCGCATGATTGAAGAATGTATGGCAGGAAAAATTGACATGATTATCACAAAATCCATCAGTCGATTTGCCAGAAATACGTTAGACTGCCTTAAATACATCCGTCAGTTAAAGGATAAAAACATTGCTGTGTTCTTCGAGAAAGAGAATATCAACACCATGGATTCAAAGGGTGAAGTGTTGTTAACCATCATGGCATCCCTTGCCCAACAGGAAAGCCAATCCTTAAGCCAGAACGTTAAGCTGGGAATTCAGTATCGATATCAGCAAGGTGAAGTTCAGGTCAACCACAAGCGTTTCCTTGGATACACCAAGGATGAAAACAAGCAACTAGTGATTGACCCAGAGGGTGCTGAGGTTGTTAAACGGATTTATAGGGAGTACCTAGAGGGAGCCAGCCTTTTACAGATAGCAAGAGGACTAGAAGCAGACGGTATTCTAACAGCGGCAGGTAAATCAAAATGGAGGCCAGAAACGCTGAAAAAAATACTACAAAATGAAAAGTACATCGGTGATGCCCTTCTACAAAAAACATATACGGTTGATTTCCTTTCTAAAAAGCGAGTCAAGAATAACGGCATCGTTCCCCAGTATTATGTAGAAAATAGCCACGATCCTATCATTCCGCGTGAGCTTTTTATGCAGGTTCAAGAAGAGATGGTTCGAAGAGCAAATCTTCGCGGCGGCAAGGGCGGTAAAAAGCGAGTTTACAGCAGTAAGTATGCTTTATCGAGTATCGTTTACTGCGGACAGTGCGGTGATATTTACAGACGGGTACATTGGAATAACCGAGGATACAAGTCAATTGTTTGGCGATGCGTCAGCCGTTTGGAGGAGAAGGGATCTGAATGCACTGCCCCTACCATAAATGAGGAAACATTGCAGACTGCAGTGGTCAAGGCTATTAACGAACTTTTGGCTAACAAAGAACCCTTCCTCTCAACCTTGCAGAAAAACATAGCTACTATATTTAATGAAGAAAATGATAATGCCACTGATGACCTTGACAGCAAATTGGAAGAATTGCAACAACAGCTTCTTATCCAAGCAAAGTCCAAGAATGACTATGAAGATGTTGCTGATGAAATTTACCGCCTTCGAGAATTAAAGCAAAATGCACTAGTTGAAAATGCAGAGCGAGAAGGAAAAAGGCAACGAATCGCTGAAATGACTGATTTCTTGAATGAGCAATCCTGCGAGCTGGAGGAATATGATGAGCAGTTAGTAAGACGGCTTATTGAGAAAGTAACAATTTACAACAGCGATTTAACTATTGAATTTAAATCAGGAATTGAGAGACAAATAGAAATGTGA
- a CDS encoding N-acetylmuramoyl-L-alanine amidase: protein MPVSKQEKPKGIMVHSTGANNPWLKRYVGPDDGLLGKNQYNNHWNQDKPGGRQVCVHAFIGKLADGSIATYQTLPWNHRGWHAGGTANNSHIGFEICEDGVYLCKLYGLSEKDIICHSEGYKRGIASNHGDVMHWFPKHGKSMDTFRADVKKLLSAENKPVDSVKKKYYRVQIGAYSDSANAEAQLAKAKKAGFTDAFIKYD from the coding sequence ATGCCTGTTTCAAAGCAGGAAAAACCGAAGGGCATCATGGTTCACTCAACTGGAGCTAACAACCCGTGGCTCAAACGATATGTTGGCCCTGACGATGGCTTGCTAGGAAAGAACCAATATAACAACCATTGGAATCAAGACAAACCTGGAGGCCGTCAAGTATGTGTCCATGCCTTTATTGGTAAATTAGCAGATGGTTCCATTGCAACCTATCAAACATTGCCTTGGAATCACCGAGGTTGGCATGCTGGAGGAACTGCAAACAATTCTCATATTGGATTTGAAATTTGCGAGGACGGTGTATATCTTTGCAAACTCTATGGGTTAAGTGAAAAAGATATCATCTGTCACAGCGAAGGTTATAAACGAGGCATTGCCAGTAACCATGGCGATGTGATGCACTGGTTCCCTAAACATGGGAAGAGCATGGACACCTTTCGAGCGGATGTGAAGAAACTATTAAGTGCTGAAAATAAACCAGTAGACTCTGTGAAAAAGAAATATTACCGTGTGCAGATCGGTGCTTATTCTGACAGTGCAAATGCTGAGGCACAGCTTGCTAAAGCTAAAAAGGCAGGCTTTACGGATGCATTTATTAAGTATGATTAA
- a CDS encoding recombinase family protein, which produces MKKITKIEGNLANSFIKPKTRVVAYCRVSTDSNEQLVSLQAQKAHYETYIKANPEWEYAGLYYDEGISGTKKENRSDLLRMLSDCETGRIDLIITKSISRFARNTADCLEMVRKLIGLGVHIYFEKENINTGSMESELMLSILSGLAESESISISENTKWAIQRRFQNGTFKISYPPYGYQNNDGQMIVNPKQAEVVKYIFAEVLSGKGTQKVANDLNQKGIPSKRGGRWTATTIRGILTNEKYTGDVILQKTYTDSHFNRHTNYGEKDMYLVENHHEAIISHEDFKAVDAVLNQRAKEKSIEKRNSKYLNRYAFSSKIICSECGSTFKRRIHSSGRKYIAWCCSKHISQITECSMQFIRDDDIKTAFVTMMNKLIYGQKFILRPLLNGLRNQNNVASFRRIEELETKIENNMEQSQMLTGLMAKGYLEPALFNKEKNSLEAERERLLVEKDQLTRSVNGNFTKVEEVDRLLKFATKSQMLTAYEDELFENYVEKIMVFSREEVGFELKCGIELKERLVN; this is translated from the coding sequence ATGAAAAAGATAACGAAAATAGAAGGGAATCTAGCCAACTCTTTTATTAAGCCAAAAACACGAGTGGTTGCCTACTGCCGAGTTTCAACAGATAGTAATGAACAGCTAGTCAGCTTGCAAGCGCAAAAGGCTCATTATGAGACTTATATAAAGGCGAATCCAGAATGGGAATATGCAGGCTTATATTATGACGAGGGAATCAGTGGCACGAAAAAGGAAAACCGCTCTGACCTGCTTAGAATGTTATCAGACTGTGAAACTGGAAGGATTGACTTAATTATTACAAAGTCCATCAGCCGATTTGCGAGAAATACTGCAGACTGCTTGGAGATGGTTCGAAAACTGATAGGCCTTGGGGTTCATATCTATTTTGAGAAGGAAAATATCAATACGGGTTCAATGGAAAGCGAGTTGATGCTCTCCATTTTAAGTGGGCTTGCAGAAAGTGAGTCAATTTCCATTTCAGAAAATACGAAGTGGGCCATTCAAAGACGATTTCAAAACGGAACCTTTAAAATTTCATACCCGCCATATGGTTATCAAAATAATGACGGTCAAATGATAGTAAACCCCAAGCAGGCTGAAGTTGTGAAGTATATTTTTGCAGAGGTATTATCGGGCAAAGGCACACAGAAAGTTGCAAATGATCTTAATCAAAAGGGTATCCCATCAAAAAGAGGTGGTCGTTGGACAGCTACTACGATTAGAGGGATTCTGACTAATGAAAAATATACTGGTGATGTTATTTTGCAAAAGACTTATACGGACAGCCATTTTAATAGGCACACCAATTATGGTGAGAAAGATATGTATCTAGTAGAAAACCATCATGAGGCAATTATCAGCCATGAAGATTTTAAAGCTGTAGATGCCGTTCTCAATCAGAGAGCAAAGGAAAAAAGCATCGAAAAGCGCAACAGCAAATATCTAAACCGATATGCTTTCTCTAGCAAAATTATCTGCTCGGAATGTGGCAGTACCTTTAAAAGAAGGATTCATTCATCTGGAAGGAAATACATCGCTTGGTGCTGCAGTAAGCATATAAGCCAGATAACGGAATGTTCCATGCAGTTCATACGGGATGACGATATAAAGACTGCATTTGTTACGATGATGAATAAACTCATTTACGGTCAGAAGTTCATATTAAGACCACTTTTGAATGGGTTACGTAACCAGAATAATGTAGCGAGTTTTCGTAGAATTGAAGAGTTGGAAACTAAGATTGAAAACAACATGGAGCAGAGTCAGATGCTGACGGGTTTAATGGCCAAAGGATATCTGGAACCTGCTCTGTTTAATAAAGAAAAGAATTCACTGGAAGCAGAAAGAGAAAGGCTTCTTGTCGAAAAGGATCAACTTACTCGTTCCGTCAATGGGAATTTTACAAAAGTTGAAGAGGTTGACCGTCTGCTTAAGTTTGCAACTAAGTCCCAAATGCTTACAGCCTATGAGGATGAGCTGTTTGAAAATTACGTAGAAAAGATTATGGTCTTTTCACGAGAGGAAGTGGGATTTGAATTAAAATGTGGAATCGAATTGAAGGAAAGGTTGGTGAATTAG